TCTTAGATGAACAAGTTGAAGAAGAAGCGATGTTCAAGAAGCATATCGACTATATTCGTCGCATTAAAGATGATGCAAATGCACTTTATCTATACGAAAAGGAACTCGGTAAACGAGACTTCCAGGCTGAATAATAGGACAAAAGTGTTCCGCCGCTTAATCAGTCAGACGAAAGAAGTTAGAGACTTGTGTCTCTAGCTTCTTTTTATGTTATTACGTATTAAAACTGCCTTTATTTCGCCTTATTTCATTCGAAATAATTATTGAGAAATATTATCAACAGTGATACACTTTCATTGAAAATAATTATCAATTATCTTAAGAAGGTGTTCATATGCTGCATGTTGCTAATGCAAAGCGCAATGAAATGTATAAAATTAAATCCATGAACTTTATGAATCCACAGATGCTGCATCGATTGTATGCACTTGGATTTACAGAAGGCAGCTTAATTAAAATAAAACAGAAAAGCCTATTCAAAGGTCCTTGTACGTTAGATAAAAACGGTCAGCAAATTTGTATCCGCAATTGTGATGCGTGTCAGATCATGCTGGAGCATGTCCATGGGTAGCACATATTGTCTGCTCGGAAACCCGAATGTTGGTAAGACATCGTTATTCAATGCATTAACGGGTTCATACGAATATGTCGGAAACTGGAGTGGTGTTACTGTAGATAAAAAGGTTGGTAAGTTAAAGGAACAAGCTGGACAGCTTGTAGATTTACCAGGAATATATGACTTACTGCCTATTTCTAAAGACGAGAAAGTTGTTACACAGTTCTTACTGAACGAAACATTCGATGGCATGGTAAATATTATCGACACAGCACAGCTTGAGCGCAACTTGCTGTTAACCGTTCAGCTACTGGAATTTGGTGCACCGATGATGATCGGCCTTAATATGATTGACGTTGCTTACAAGCGCGGTATTCATATTAACCATGACTTACTGATGAAGAAATTAAAGACACCAGTTATTCCTGTCGTAGCACGAACTGGTAAAGGATCAACAGAAGTATTACATGCATTTTCAGATACCCACCTTTCCATGAATCGACCTCTTAAGATTAATTATGACGATCGTATTGAAAGCGCAATTGGCGATGTAATGAAACATCTACCTGAACTTCCTATTGATAAGAAACATTATCGATTCTTAAGCATCCAATTCTTACTTGGTAATCCTGCTGTAATGGAATTTGTCGGACAGTCAGAAGAACTTAATCAGATTAAAACAGCTCTTGATAGAGAATTAAACGTAAAGCAGTCCATTCATCAGTCACGTGCACAGTTTATCACACAGTTATTAACAGATGTTGTCATTCATCAGGATGAAGAGAAACAGCATTTAACTGAGCAGCTGGATCGTATCGTTACACATAATATATTCGGCATTCCAATCTTCTTATTTATTATGTGGCTTATCTTCCAAACAACGTTCACATGGATTGGAACACCGCTTTCAGACAAGCTTGATGCGTTCTTTGCCGGTCCTTTAACGGATACAGTGAAATCATGGATGGATAGCGCGGGTGTTGTGCCATTCTTACAAGATTTAATAACAGATGGGGTAATTGCCGGAGTTGGTGGCGTACTCGTATTCGTACCACAAATATTAGTACTGTTCTTCTTCATCTCACTTCTAGAAGATTCGGGATATATGGCAAGAATTGCCGTCATAATGGACCGTGTTATGGAGCTATTTGGACTTAACGGAAAATCGTTTATTCCGATGATTATCGGTTTCGGATGCAATGTGCCAGGCATTATGGCAGCACGCAGTATAGAAGAAGAGAAGGAACGTTTAACGACGATACTCATCGCTCCATTTATGTCATGTTCTGCACGTTTACCAGTATACGCCCTATTTGCTGGTGTATTCTTTAAAGAGAACCAGGCGCTTATCGTATTAAGTCTTTACGTTATCGGTATCGTTGTTGCCTTAGTCGTAAGCTTAATCTTATCAAAGACTGTGCTGAAGAATGATACATCTGTATTCATCGTCGAACTCCCGCCATACCGTTTACCATCCGCAAAAACGTTATGGCGCAGTACATGGGAAAAAGGAAAAGGATTTGTACGCAAGGCCGGGACGTTTATATTTGGCGGATCCGTTCTTATCTGGCTGCTTAATTATGCTGGACCAGGAGGATTGAATGTCGATATCGATGACAGTTTCCTTGCAATGATCGGTGGGGCTATTGCTCCGTTCTTAGTACCTTTAGGATTTAGTTCATGGCAGGCAGGCGCTACACTCATCCCGGGATTCCTGGCAAAAGAAGTCATTGTTAGTGCGATGGCTATCATTTATGCGGTCAAGGATGATGCACTCGTATCTATGATCCATACGCAGTTCACACCGTTGTCAGCATATTGCTTCATGCTATTTATACTGCTATATATCCCATGTTTATCAACTGTTGCAGCAATAAGAAAAGAAACCTCATCATGGAAATGGACACTGATTGCGACAACTTATCCTATCGCCACTGCTTACTTATTAACAATGGCCGTGTATCAAATCGGATCATTATTCTAGGAGGTCAATATGTCTCTATTAATTAATATCATCTTATTCGTACTCATATTTGGATACGCAATCTATACACTATACAGATTCTTCCAGAAATCAAAAGAAGGCAAGTGCAACAGCTGTGACGTAAAGCAGGACTGCGGCTGCGAACTCCATCAAATCGACTTTGAACATCTAAAAAACAAGCAGTAGGCTTATTACGCCTGCTGCTTGTTTTTGTTATTCATTCTTAATTTCAGTGGTGCGAGCATGATTACGATAATCAGTAAGTAGTTCATGTTCCCAAGTATCGGATAAACTTTATTGACAAGTTTCGTAAATCCTACGAAACTTAAGCCGAACCCTGCAAGTGTTGCAATGATATAGAACACTTTGAACTTTACAGTGCCTACTGTAGTAAAGC
Above is a window of Macrococcoides canis DNA encoding:
- a CDS encoding FeoA family protein: MLHVANAKRNEMYKIKSMNFMNPQMLHRLYALGFTEGSLIKIKQKSLFKGPCTLDKNGQQICIRNCDACQIMLEHVHG
- the feoB gene encoding ferrous iron transport protein B translates to MGSTYCLLGNPNVGKTSLFNALTGSYEYVGNWSGVTVDKKVGKLKEQAGQLVDLPGIYDLLPISKDEKVVTQFLLNETFDGMVNIIDTAQLERNLLLTVQLLEFGAPMMIGLNMIDVAYKRGIHINHDLLMKKLKTPVIPVVARTGKGSTEVLHAFSDTHLSMNRPLKINYDDRIESAIGDVMKHLPELPIDKKHYRFLSIQFLLGNPAVMEFVGQSEELNQIKTALDRELNVKQSIHQSRAQFITQLLTDVVIHQDEEKQHLTEQLDRIVTHNIFGIPIFLFIMWLIFQTTFTWIGTPLSDKLDAFFAGPLTDTVKSWMDSAGVVPFLQDLITDGVIAGVGGVLVFVPQILVLFFFISLLEDSGYMARIAVIMDRVMELFGLNGKSFIPMIIGFGCNVPGIMAARSIEEEKERLTTILIAPFMSCSARLPVYALFAGVFFKENQALIVLSLYVIGIVVALVVSLILSKTVLKNDTSVFIVELPPYRLPSAKTLWRSTWEKGKGFVRKAGTFIFGGSVLIWLLNYAGPGGLNVDIDDSFLAMIGGAIAPFLVPLGFSSWQAGATLIPGFLAKEVIVSAMAIIYAVKDDALVSMIHTQFTPLSAYCFMLFILLYIPCLSTVAAIRKETSSWKWTLIATTYPIATAYLLTMAVYQIGSLF
- a CDS encoding FeoB-associated Cys-rich membrane protein; translation: MSLLINIILFVLIFGYAIYTLYRFFQKSKEGKCNSCDVKQDCGCELHQIDFEHLKNKQ